In Streptomyces sclerotialus, one genomic interval encodes:
- a CDS encoding phosphatase PAP2 family protein, translated as MGSPSSPPPPSSSSSSSSSGVRSASGAAVPPGPSAAARALRTAGWLGAVAVVLAVLVIVHWAPLVHADRTVAGELHRVARTSPDLTQANRILTDWVWDPWTMRAVLLVLVGWLVWQGVRTLAAWVAATSVAGTLFQQGVKAAVDRPRPVWPDPVDSAHYASFPSGHAMTAAVACGLALWVLRERGAPLVRRRVVGVLAVVSVVGVGCTRLYLGVHWLSDVLAGWLLGAALVAVAAGLYTRVRTAAAATPSPSD; from the coding sequence ATGGGATCTCCGTCGTCTCCGCCGCCCCCGTCCTCCTCGTCGTCCTCGTCGTCCTCCGGGGTCCGCAGCGCGTCCGGGGCCGCCGTGCCGCCCGGGCCCTCGGCAGCCGCACGAGCGCTCCGTACCGCGGGGTGGCTCGGCGCGGTAGCCGTGGTCCTCGCCGTCCTCGTGATCGTCCACTGGGCGCCGCTGGTGCACGCGGACCGGACCGTGGCCGGGGAGCTGCACCGAGTGGCGCGTACGTCGCCGGACCTCACCCAGGCGAACCGGATCCTCACTGACTGGGTGTGGGACCCATGGACGATGCGCGCGGTGCTGCTGGTGCTGGTGGGGTGGCTGGTGTGGCAGGGCGTGCGCACGCTCGCGGCCTGGGTGGCGGCCACGTCCGTCGCCGGGACGCTGTTCCAGCAGGGCGTCAAGGCCGCGGTGGACCGCCCGCGCCCGGTCTGGCCGGACCCGGTCGACTCGGCGCACTACGCCTCGTTCCCCTCGGGGCACGCGATGACCGCCGCGGTCGCGTGCGGGCTGGCGCTGTGGGTGCTGCGTGAGCGTGGCGCGCCCCTGGTGCGGCGGCGGGTGGTGGGTGTCCTGGCCGTGGTGTCCGTGGTCGGCGTCGGCTGCACACGCCTGTACCTGGGCGTCCACTGGTTGTCCGACGTGCTGGCGGGCTGGCTGCTGGGCGCGGCCCTGGTGGCCGTGGCGGCCGGCCTCTACACCCGGGTCAGGACAGCAGCGGCGGCCACCCCGTCCCCGTCGGACTGA
- a CDS encoding HAD family hydrolase, whose protein sequence is MAYKGVLFDFSGTLLRIEPVTSWLRGALDAAGVTMTDEEFARTARELDRAGALPGGSAPERIPDELAELWRIRDRTAEHHRDLYTALARQVPLPAEELYDTLYVRHKSPAAWTPYPDAAEVLGTLRERGVATGVVSNIGWDLRPVLRAHGLDPLISTYVLSFELGIQKPDPRIFEVACRQLGLPPEDVLMVGDDRRADGGAQALGCGYFPVDHLPAADRPAGLRPVPDLVD, encoded by the coding sequence ATGGCGTACAAGGGTGTGCTCTTCGACTTCTCCGGGACGCTGCTGCGGATCGAGCCGGTCACCTCCTGGCTGCGCGGCGCGCTCGACGCGGCCGGTGTCACCATGACGGACGAGGAATTCGCGCGCACGGCCCGGGAGCTGGACCGCGCGGGAGCGCTGCCCGGCGGCTCCGCCCCGGAACGGATCCCCGACGAGCTGGCGGAGCTGTGGCGGATCCGGGACCGCACGGCGGAGCACCACCGCGACCTCTACACCGCGCTCGCCCGCCAGGTCCCGCTGCCCGCCGAGGAGTTGTACGACACCCTGTACGTCCGCCACAAGTCACCGGCCGCCTGGACGCCGTACCCGGACGCCGCCGAGGTGCTGGGCACGCTCCGCGAACGCGGCGTGGCGACCGGCGTGGTCAGCAACATCGGCTGGGACCTGCGTCCGGTGCTGCGGGCACACGGGCTGGACCCGCTGATCAGTACGTACGTCCTCTCCTTCGAGCTCGGGATCCAGAAGCCCGACCCGCGGATCTTCGAAGTGGCCTGCCGGCAGCTGGGGCTGCCCCCGGAGGACGTCCTGATGGTCGGCGACGACCGCCGGGCGGACGGCGGCGCCCAGGCCCTGGGCTGCGGCTACTTCCCCGTCGACCACCTCCCGGCCGCCGACCGCCCGGCCGGTCTGCGCCCGGTGCCGGACCTGGTCGACTGA
- a CDS encoding M56 family metallopeptidase, with product MMVPFALILLGALAAAVAPRLMARASWPDREPVLALWVWQCVVAGVLLCCVLAMSLSAAAAWEAVRGNVFALAPRGVIEAYALGAYGPWAAPLAVLLACGGAWTAVVLTREVRAARVRRKRRRADVALRSPLLPGEERTGDPLVVLEGERAEAWWLPGLSPQLVVTTAALRRLKGQQLDAVIAHEKGHARARHHLLLHCAAALAVGFPQVPVFAAFQDQVHRLVELAADDIASRRFGRMTTALALVELNEDRGVFGPGPAQCAQVPARVDRLLAPAPRLTPGRRLGMTAVAALVPVVPLLITFVPGLSALT from the coding sequence ATGATGGTCCCCTTCGCGCTGATCCTCCTCGGCGCGCTGGCGGCAGCGGTGGCGCCGCGCCTGATGGCCCGTGCGAGCTGGCCCGACCGCGAGCCGGTGCTCGCCCTCTGGGTCTGGCAGTGCGTGGTCGCCGGTGTGCTGCTGTGCTGTGTGCTGGCCATGTCCCTGAGCGCCGCGGCGGCCTGGGAGGCCGTCCGGGGCAATGTCTTCGCGCTCGCCCCGCGCGGCGTCATCGAGGCGTACGCGCTCGGTGCGTACGGCCCCTGGGCGGCGCCGCTGGCGGTCCTGCTCGCCTGCGGCGGGGCGTGGACCGCCGTCGTGCTGACGCGGGAGGTGCGGGCCGCGCGGGTGCGCCGCAAACGCCGCCGCGCCGATGTCGCGCTGCGCTCCCCGCTGTTGCCCGGCGAGGAGCGGACCGGCGATCCGCTCGTGGTGCTGGAGGGCGAGCGCGCCGAGGCCTGGTGGCTGCCCGGCCTGTCGCCGCAGCTGGTGGTCACCACGGCCGCGCTGCGCCGGCTGAAGGGGCAGCAGCTCGACGCGGTGATCGCGCACGAGAAGGGCCACGCCCGCGCCCGCCACCACCTGCTGCTGCACTGTGCGGCGGCGCTGGCGGTCGGATTCCCGCAGGTGCCGGTCTTCGCCGCGTTCCAGGACCAGGTGCACCGGCTCGTCGAGCTGGCCGCCGACGACATCGCCTCCCGGCGCTTCGGCCGGATGACGACCGCCCTGGCCCTGGTCGAACTGAACGAGGACCGTGGCGTCTTCGGCCCCGGCCCGGCACAGTGCGCGCAGGTCCCGGCCCGGGTGGACCGGCTGCTCGCCCCCGCTCCCCGGCTCACGCCGGGCCGCCGGCTGGGCATGACCGCCGTGGCCGCCCTGGTGCCCGTCGTCCCCCTGCTGATCACTTTCGTGCCGGGGCTGAGCGCGCTCACCTGA